Proteins encoded in a region of the Zea mays cultivar B73 chromosome 2, Zm-B73-REFERENCE-NAM-5.0, whole genome shotgun sequence genome:
- the LOC103646790 gene encoding 3-hydroxyindolin-2-one monooxygenase-like has product MAAQTILSLVFLALLTFVLLRRRGARRSGNGVHHRLPPSPPGLPVIGHLHLLGSNPHISLREIAGRHGAGDGFMLLRLGQVPALVVSSPRAAEAVLRSHDHAFASRPPSAVADILLSYSDVALAPYGDYWRLVRRLVTTHVLSASKVQSLRRARQEEVALVVGRVRGAAAAASATAVDMTELFSVFTNDVVCRAVLGRFFRRVDGRHSAFQEIINSQVVLIAGFNLDDCFPCLARVGVLARVLFAKVFSLKKKWDVLLDEIITEHAAKLASAQEERRDKVDDDDGQMSQEEDDADFVHVLLSLQQEYRLTRQQVKSILVDMFGAGTDTSSILLEYAMIELIRNPRIMAKVRDEIIKNTPKDQGMVKEEDLANMAYLRAVIKETLRLYPPTPLLLPHFCMEDSEVGGYTIAAGTRVIVNAWALGRDASAWEKADEFAPERFLDGGSSADADFRGRDFKFVPFGAGRRMCPGINFGMAVVELMLANLLYCFRWELPPGMTPQDVDMSVRYGLTSRRKEKLLLVPRLAV; this is encoded by the exons ATGGCCGCCCAAACGATACTCTCGCTCGTGTTCTTGGCTCTCCTAACCTTCGTGCTGCTGCGGCGCAGGGGCGCGAGGCGCAGCGGCAACGGCGTGCACCACCGTCTCCCACCATCGCCTCCGGGACTGCCCGTCATCGGCCACCTCCACCTGCTGGGCTCCAACCCGCACATCTCCCTCCGCGAGATCGCCGGCAGGCACGGCGCGGGCGACGGCTTCATGCTGCTCCGCCTCGGCCAGGTCCCGGCCCTGGTGGTGTCGTCCCCGCGCGCCGCGGAGGCCGTGCTGCGCTCGCACGACCACGCCTTCGCGTCGCGGCCGCCGTCCGCCGTGGCCGACATCCTCCTCAGCTACTCCGACGTGGCCCTGGCCCCCTACGGCGACTACTGGCGCCTGGTGCGGAGGCTGGTGACCACGCACGTGCTCAGCGCCAGCAAGGTGCAGTCCCTGCGCCGCGCGCGCCAGGAGGAGGTCGCCCTGGTCGTCGGCCGTGTCCGGGGTGCCGCGGCCGCCGCCTCCGCCACCGCGGTGGACATGACGGAACTGTTCAGCGTGTTCACCAACGACGTGGTGTGCCGCGCCGTGTTGGGCAGGTTCTTCCGCCGGGTGGACGGCCGGCATAGCGCGTTCCAGGAGATCATCAACAGCCAGGTGGTGCTCATCGCGGGGTTCAACCTGGACGACTGCTTCCCGTGCCTGGCCAGAGTTGGCGTGCTCGCGAGGGTGCTGTTCGCCAAGGTCTTCAGCTTGAAGAAGAAGTGGGACGTGTTGCTTGATGAGATCATCACAGAGCATGCGGCCAAGCTGGCGTCAGCGCAGGAGGAACGTCGCGACAAGGTTGACGACGACGATGGACAGATGAGCCAAGAAGAGGACGACGCTGACTTCGTGCATGTTCtgctctcgctccagcaggagtacCGTCTCACGAGACAGCAAGTCAAGTCCATCTTGGTG GACATGTTTGGAGCGGGAACAGATACGTCATCCATCCTGCTGGAATACGCGATGATCGAGCTGATAAGAAACCCACGCATCATGGCCAAGGTACGAGACGAGATCATCAAGAACACTCCCAAGGACCAAGGAATGGTGAAGGAAGAGGACCTAGCGAACATGGCCTACCTGAGGGCCGTGATCAAGGAGACGCTCCGTCTGTACCCGCCGACGCCGCTGCTGCTGCCGCACTTCTGCATGGAGGACAGCGAGGTGGGCGGGTACACGATCGCGGCGGGGACGCGCGTTATCGTCAACGCGTGGGCGCTCGGCAGGGACGCCAGCGCGTGGGAGAAGGCGGACGAGTTCGCGCCGGAGAGGTTCCTGGACGGCGGCAGCAGCGCGGATGCCGACTTCAGGGGCAGGGATTTCAAGTTCGTGCCGTTCGGGGCTGGGAGGAGGATGTGCCCCGGGATCAACTTCGGGATGGCCGTCGTCGAGCTCATGCTGGCGAACCTTCTCTACTGCTTTCGCTGGGAGCTCCCGCCTGGGATGACGCCACAGGACGTGGACATGTCTGTCAGGTACGGACTCACAAGCCGTCGCAAGGAGAAGCTCCTGCTCGTCCCAAGGCTGGCCGTGTAA